ACGATCTGGTAACGGCCATGGTCACCAGCCAGTTCGCCGTCCTTGCGGGCCTCGCGGTTTGCCACTAGATTTACAAGGTACTGTACGGCATCCAGGGTCTGACCGCGCCTCCCGATCAACGTACCCAGACCCTTACCCATGATATTAAAGCGTATTGGCATCTCCCCCCTATCTACGTTCACAGTGGCGTTGATACCCAAGCCCTTCAGGATGCCGCCGAGAAAATGCTGAGCCTTATCAATACCATCCTCCTTGACCGTCACCCTGACACGCGCCGGCTTCGACCCCACCAGACCCCAGAAGCCCTTGTTACCCTCCTCGAGGACCTCGACAACCACCCGCTGCCTGTCCACTTCAAGCTCCCGCAGGGCGCTCTCCACGGCTTCATCGACGGTCTTACCTGTTCGTTCGACGCCTCTCATGTTTCTTAGCCTCCCCCTTCGCTTTCCCCTTTCTCTGGTTTTCGCGACCGGGATTCTTTACGCTCTCGCTCTTCTTAGTCAGGGCGCCACCTATTGCTCCCCCTGTCGTGGCTATCGCGACATCTGCACCGGAACCCGGGCCCACGGGCTGGACCTCGGCTGGCGCCTGTCGCGCCAGCTGACGCGATATAAGATACTGTTGCCCTATGCTAAACAGGTTGGTAACGACGAAATATAGAGCTATACCGGCCGGGAAGCTTATACTAATCCACGTCATGAAAACTGGCATAATCAAGTTCATTACATTCTGAGATGCGTCGGTTTGAACCTGTTTGCTCTGGATATATGTTGTGACGCCCGCCAAAATGGGCAAGATGTAATACGGGTCTGGCTTGCTCAAATTTCCAAGCCAGAGAAACTTCTCTGCGGTGAACTGGAAGGTCCGCAGGACGTTGAAAAGGGCATATATGAAAGGAAGTTGTAGGAGCAGCGGCAGGCACCCACCAAGCGGGTTCACCTTATGCTCCCTGTAAAGCTCCATCAATCTCTTCTGGTATTCCTCGGGCTTCCCCTTATACTTAGCCTCGAGCTCCTTGACCTTGGGTTGGAGTGCCTTCATCTCCTCCATCGCCTTGGTTTGCTTCCAGGTAAACGGGTAAAGCACGAGTCTAATTAGTATAGTCAGCAGAATTATCGCTACGCCGTAATTCCGGGTGAGGCCGTACAAGAATTCAAGCGCCCACCGGATCCCTCCACTAAGGCTCAACGCATCCCCCTCCTCCTTCCTTACCAGCACAACGCCCCCAGGGAGTCTATTCTACGGGATCGTAACCGCCAGGGTTAAATGGATGACATCTCGCCAGACGGCGTAACGAAAGCCATAAACCCCTACCGACTCCATATCTTCTAATCGCCTCTTCGGCATATGCGGAACATGTCGGGTAAAACCTACATGTGGGCCTGAGCTTTAAATTAGAAAGAAACACCCGGTAAAGGCGAATCGCGGCCAAAACCAACCCCTGCACCCTATTCCCTCCAGAGTCCCGCCTTTTTCACAAGCGCCTGCAATGCATCCTTTATTTCTATAAAACCCGAATAGTTCGCGCGCCACCGGGGAAGCACGATCAGGTCAAACCCCTCCTTGACGCGCTCATCAATCGAACGGTAAGCCTCCCGGAGTAAACGCTTTAACCTGTTTCGCCGGACCGCGCACCCCAGCCTCTTACTGACCGAAAAGCCAACCCGGCTGGTGGGTAGCCCGCTCTCCAGGGTATATAAAACTACAAGATCATGGACATGGCTTTTCCCTGTCTTGAAAACCCTCTGAAACTCGCTGCCTTTCCTCAGGCGGCCCCTCTTGCCCTTTTCCAGAATCAATGCCTCCCCGCCCAGTCAGGCACTGAGCCTCTTGCGTCCCTTCAGGCGCCTTCTTTTCAAGACAAGCCGCCCGGCCCGGGTAGACATCCTTTTCATAAAACCATGAACCTTGCTCCGTCGACGAACCTTAGGCTGAAAGGTTCTTTTCATAGTGCATCTAAACCCCTTCCCGTGTGTAACCCCTTTATCTTGCTCGACCTCTTTATACAAACAGAAACCCAGAAAAAGAGCCCGGGCATCACCCCGGCCGATATGCCCAACAGCGTCATATCAATGAAATTATAGCCTAATCCATTCCAGCGTGTCAAGCATATCAGCTAGCCGAGCTAGCCGCCCCCGGCCGACCGGCCGGGGGCGGCTCCAGTGGCCTCCAGTGGCCGTAGGAAACCTATCCATGGCCACCCACACTGTGATTCCACGGCTCTTATTCACTCTCTCCGCCTCATCCCTTCTTCTGACTATCTATCTACCGTCAAACTCTTTTCACGTCTTCCCGGCACGCAATATCCACAGCAAACTTTCTCCCAACGTTTTCTCCCTTCCTTTCGCTTAGCCAACCC
This sequence is a window from Bacillota bacterium. Protein-coding genes within it:
- a CDS encoding membrane protein insertase YidC, translated to MSLSGGIRWALEFLYGLTRNYGVAIILLTILIRLVLYPFTWKQTKAMEEMKALQPKVKELEAKYKGKPEEYQKRLMELYREHKVNPLGGCLPLLLQLPFIYALFNVLRTFQFTAEKFLWLGNLSKPDPYYILPILAGVTTYIQSKQVQTDASQNVMNLIMPVFMTWISISFPAGIALYFVVTNLFSIGQQYLISRQLARQAPAEVQPVGPGSGADVAIATTGGAIGGALTKKSESVKNPGRENQRKGKAKGEAKKHERRRTNR
- the rnpA gene encoding ribonuclease P protein component, with the protein product MILEKGKRGRLRKGSEFQRVFKTGKSHVHDLVVLYTLESGLPTSRVGFSVSKRLGCAVRRNRLKRLLREAYRSIDERVKEGFDLIVLPRWRANYSGFIEIKDALQALVKKAGLWRE
- a CDS encoding protein jag, producing the protein MRGVERTGKTVDEAVESALRELEVDRQRVVVEVLEEGNKGFWGLVGSKPARVRVTVKEDGIDKAQHFLGGILKGLGINATVNVDRGEMPIRFNIMGKGLGTLIGRRGQTLDAVQYLVNLVANREARKDGELAGDHGRYQIVVDAEGYRERREQALRSLAFRVAERVRREGRQARLEPMSPLERRIIHLALQDNRDVTSYSEGVEPYRRIVIVPRKRSQVEV
- the rpmH gene encoding 50S ribosomal protein L34, which gives rise to MKRTFQPKVRRRSKVHGFMKRMSTRAGRLVLKRRRLKGRKRLSA
- the yidD gene encoding membrane protein insertion efficiency factor YidD — encoded protein: MQGLVLAAIRLYRVFLSNLKLRPTCRFYPTCSAYAEEAIRRYGVGRGLWLSLRRLARCHPFNPGGYDPVE